One Equus quagga isolate Etosha38 chromosome 5, UCLA_HA_Equagga_1.0, whole genome shotgun sequence genomic window carries:
- the TTC31 gene encoding tetratricopeptide repeat protein 31 isoform X2: MAPIPKTVGRIKLDCPLLSGCPLGVAAVPKLCKEFGPEDYGKEGIEDFLRRLVESDPQGLHRIHVDGSSGRLQLWHHDYLLNHFCDEGETTGQSDRGKGAEGVGTYCGLQKSFLYPSQGSKTRPQSPSASASFASGSDSLLQVAMPQKLLVTEEEANRLAEELVAEEERMKQKAEKKRLKKKRQKDRKRQERLEQDGVEPKAKGTADGDGSPPSSPGNPAPGQCGEEEDSLDLSSTFVSLALRKVGDWPPSAHREKGLSQEPQGKSLGPQEKMGQEEGSSPREDSPRQSPKAEASPGLLAAALQQSQKLAELGTSFAQNGFYQRAVVLFTQALKLNPRDHRLFGNRSFCHERLGQPARALADAQVALTLRPGWPRGLFRLGKALMGLQRFEEAAAVFQETLRGGSQPDAARELHSCLLQLSLDQRRGIPAPPLSTGFPQPFLHAELGASGLLSLSRPRSAAPRPPGLLSPPSHYPPWHPSHSSWPLPQTQSGRPQPLQLQDPSKDSGILGLGPQHLPQAR, from the exons ggcaTAGAGGATTTTCTTCGACGGCTTGTGGAGAGTGACCCCCAGGGCCTGCACCGGATCCATGTGGATGGGAGCAGCGGGCGGCTGCAGCTGTGGCACCATG ATTACCTCCTGAACCATTTCTGTGATGAGGGGGAAACGACTGGACAGAGTGACAGGGGCAAGGGGGCTGAGGGAGTGGGCACCTACTGTGGTCTCCAAAAGTCCTTCCTGTACCCTTCCCAAGGGTCTAAGACCCGCCCTCAAAGCCCCTCTGCCTCGGCATCCTTCGCCAGTGGCTCAGACAGCCTACTCCAGGTGGCCATGCCCCAGAAGCTCCTGGTGACTGAAGAG GAAGCCAACCGCCTGGCTGAGGAGCTGGTGGCTGAGGAGGAGCGCatgaaacagaaagcagagaagaaacgACTCAAGAAGAAG CGTCAAAAGGATCGAAAGCGACAGGAGCGCTTGGAGCAGGACGGTGTGGAGCCCAAG GCCAAGGGTACCGCAGATGGGGATGGGAGCCCCCCATCCAGCCCTGGGAACCCAGCTCCGGGACAGTGTGGTGAGGAAGAG GACTCACTGGATCTATCTAGCACTTTTGTGTCTCTGGCTTTGCGCAAAGTTGGGGATTGGCCCCCCAGTGCCCACAGAGAGAAGGGACTGAGCCAGGAGCCCCAAGGCAAGAGCCTGGGCCCCCAGGAGAAGAtgggccaggaggaagggagctcTCCAAGAGAAGACAGCCCCAGGCAGAGTCCTAAGGCAGAG GCATCTCCAGGACTGCTGGCAGCTGCCTTACAACAGAGCCAGAAGCTGGCAG agtTGGGTACCAGCTTTGCCCAGAATGGTTTCTACCAGAGGGCTGTGGTCCTCTTCACCCAGGCCCTGAAGCTCAACCCCCGGGACCACCG GTTATTTGGAAATCGCTCTTTCTGCCATGAGCGGCTGGGTCAGCCAGCGAGGGCCCTGGCCGATGCTCAGGTGGCCCTTACCCTGCGGCCCGGCTGGCCCCGGGGCCTCTTCCGCCTAGGCAAAGCCTTAATGGGACTGCAG CGTTTTGAGGAGGCGGCTGCTGTGTTCCAGGAGACTCTGAGAGGCGGATCCCAGCCTGACGCAGCCCGAGAGCTCCACTCTTGCCTTCTGCAACTCTCTCTG GATCAGCGAAGAGGAATCCCTGCGCCACCTCTGTCTACTGGGTTCCCTCAGCCATTTCTCCATGCTGAGCTGGGGGCTTCAGGCCTCCTCTCCCTCAGTCGCCCTCGAAGCGCTGCTCCAAGGCCCCCTGGGCTTTTGTCTCCACCTTCGCATTATCCCCCATGGCACCCGAGCCACTCCAGCTGGCCCCTTCCCCAGACTCAGAGTGGAAGACCCCAGCCTCTCCAGCTCCAGGACCCCTCAAAGGACTCGGGCATCCTGGGACTTGGACCT
- the TTC31 gene encoding tetratricopeptide repeat protein 31 isoform X3: MPQKLLVTEEEANRLAEELVAEEERMKQKAEKKRLKKKRQKDRKRQERLEQDGVEPKAKGTADGDGSPPSSPGNPAPGQCGEEEDSLDLSSTFVSLALRKVGDWPPSAHREKGLSQEPQGKSLGPQEKMGQEEGSSPREDSPRQSPKAEASPGLLAAALQQSQKLAELGTSFAQNGFYQRAVVLFTQALKLNPRDHRLFGNRSFCHERLGQPARALADAQVALTLRPGWPRGLFRLGKALMGLQRFEEAAAVFQETLRGGSQPDAARELHSCLLQLSLQDQRRGIPAPPLSTGFPQPFLHAELGASGLLSLSRPRSAAPRPPGLLSPPSHYPPWHPSHSSWPLPQTQSGRPQPLQLQDPSKDSGILGLGPQHLPQAR; encoded by the exons ATGCCCCAGAAGCTCCTGGTGACTGAAGAG GAAGCCAACCGCCTGGCTGAGGAGCTGGTGGCTGAGGAGGAGCGCatgaaacagaaagcagagaagaaacgACTCAAGAAGAAG CGTCAAAAGGATCGAAAGCGACAGGAGCGCTTGGAGCAGGACGGTGTGGAGCCCAAG GCCAAGGGTACCGCAGATGGGGATGGGAGCCCCCCATCCAGCCCTGGGAACCCAGCTCCGGGACAGTGTGGTGAGGAAGAG GACTCACTGGATCTATCTAGCACTTTTGTGTCTCTGGCTTTGCGCAAAGTTGGGGATTGGCCCCCCAGTGCCCACAGAGAGAAGGGACTGAGCCAGGAGCCCCAAGGCAAGAGCCTGGGCCCCCAGGAGAAGAtgggccaggaggaagggagctcTCCAAGAGAAGACAGCCCCAGGCAGAGTCCTAAGGCAGAG GCATCTCCAGGACTGCTGGCAGCTGCCTTACAACAGAGCCAGAAGCTGGCAG agtTGGGTACCAGCTTTGCCCAGAATGGTTTCTACCAGAGGGCTGTGGTCCTCTTCACCCAGGCCCTGAAGCTCAACCCCCGGGACCACCG GTTATTTGGAAATCGCTCTTTCTGCCATGAGCGGCTGGGTCAGCCAGCGAGGGCCCTGGCCGATGCTCAGGTGGCCCTTACCCTGCGGCCCGGCTGGCCCCGGGGCCTCTTCCGCCTAGGCAAAGCCTTAATGGGACTGCAG CGTTTTGAGGAGGCGGCTGCTGTGTTCCAGGAGACTCTGAGAGGCGGATCCCAGCCTGACGCAGCCCGAGAGCTCCACTCTTGCCTTCTGCAACTCTCTCTG CAGGATCAGCGAAGAGGAATCCCTGCGCCACCTCTGTCTACTGGGTTCCCTCAGCCATTTCTCCATGCTGAGCTGGGGGCTTCAGGCCTCCTCTCCCTCAGTCGCCCTCGAAGCGCTGCTCCAAGGCCCCCTGGGCTTTTGTCTCCACCTTCGCATTATCCCCCATGGCACCCGAGCCACTCCAGCTGGCCCCTTCCCCAGACTCAGAGTGGAAGACCCCAGCCTCTCCAGCTCCAGGACCCCTCAAAGGACTCGGGCATCCTGGGACTTGGACCT
- the TTC31 gene encoding tetratricopeptide repeat protein 31 isoform X1, with protein MAPIPKTVGRIKLDCPLLSGCPLGVAAVPKLCKEFGPEDYGKEGIEDFLRRLVESDPQGLHRIHVDGSSGRLQLWHHDYLLNHFCDEGETTGQSDRGKGAEGVGTYCGLQKSFLYPSQGSKTRPQSPSASASFASGSDSLLQVAMPQKLLVTEEEANRLAEELVAEEERMKQKAEKKRLKKKRQKDRKRQERLEQDGVEPKAKGTADGDGSPPSSPGNPAPGQCGEEEDSLDLSSTFVSLALRKVGDWPPSAHREKGLSQEPQGKSLGPQEKMGQEEGSSPREDSPRQSPKAEASPGLLAAALQQSQKLAELGTSFAQNGFYQRAVVLFTQALKLNPRDHRLFGNRSFCHERLGQPARALADAQVALTLRPGWPRGLFRLGKALMGLQRFEEAAAVFQETLRGGSQPDAARELHSCLLQLSLQDQRRGIPAPPLSTGFPQPFLHAELGASGLLSLSRPRSAAPRPPGLLSPPSHYPPWHPSHSSWPLPQTQSGRPQPLQLQDPSKDSGILGLGPQHLPQAR; from the exons ggcaTAGAGGATTTTCTTCGACGGCTTGTGGAGAGTGACCCCCAGGGCCTGCACCGGATCCATGTGGATGGGAGCAGCGGGCGGCTGCAGCTGTGGCACCATG ATTACCTCCTGAACCATTTCTGTGATGAGGGGGAAACGACTGGACAGAGTGACAGGGGCAAGGGGGCTGAGGGAGTGGGCACCTACTGTGGTCTCCAAAAGTCCTTCCTGTACCCTTCCCAAGGGTCTAAGACCCGCCCTCAAAGCCCCTCTGCCTCGGCATCCTTCGCCAGTGGCTCAGACAGCCTACTCCAGGTGGCCATGCCCCAGAAGCTCCTGGTGACTGAAGAG GAAGCCAACCGCCTGGCTGAGGAGCTGGTGGCTGAGGAGGAGCGCatgaaacagaaagcagagaagaaacgACTCAAGAAGAAG CGTCAAAAGGATCGAAAGCGACAGGAGCGCTTGGAGCAGGACGGTGTGGAGCCCAAG GCCAAGGGTACCGCAGATGGGGATGGGAGCCCCCCATCCAGCCCTGGGAACCCAGCTCCGGGACAGTGTGGTGAGGAAGAG GACTCACTGGATCTATCTAGCACTTTTGTGTCTCTGGCTTTGCGCAAAGTTGGGGATTGGCCCCCCAGTGCCCACAGAGAGAAGGGACTGAGCCAGGAGCCCCAAGGCAAGAGCCTGGGCCCCCAGGAGAAGAtgggccaggaggaagggagctcTCCAAGAGAAGACAGCCCCAGGCAGAGTCCTAAGGCAGAG GCATCTCCAGGACTGCTGGCAGCTGCCTTACAACAGAGCCAGAAGCTGGCAG agtTGGGTACCAGCTTTGCCCAGAATGGTTTCTACCAGAGGGCTGTGGTCCTCTTCACCCAGGCCCTGAAGCTCAACCCCCGGGACCACCG GTTATTTGGAAATCGCTCTTTCTGCCATGAGCGGCTGGGTCAGCCAGCGAGGGCCCTGGCCGATGCTCAGGTGGCCCTTACCCTGCGGCCCGGCTGGCCCCGGGGCCTCTTCCGCCTAGGCAAAGCCTTAATGGGACTGCAG CGTTTTGAGGAGGCGGCTGCTGTGTTCCAGGAGACTCTGAGAGGCGGATCCCAGCCTGACGCAGCCCGAGAGCTCCACTCTTGCCTTCTGCAACTCTCTCTG CAGGATCAGCGAAGAGGAATCCCTGCGCCACCTCTGTCTACTGGGTTCCCTCAGCCATTTCTCCATGCTGAGCTGGGGGCTTCAGGCCTCCTCTCCCTCAGTCGCCCTCGAAGCGCTGCTCCAAGGCCCCCTGGGCTTTTGTCTCCACCTTCGCATTATCCCCCATGGCACCCGAGCCACTCCAGCTGGCCCCTTCCCCAGACTCAGAGTGGAAGACCCCAGCCTCTCCAGCTCCAGGACCCCTCAAAGGACTCGGGCATCCTGGGACTTGGACCT